The following proteins come from a genomic window of Streptomyces sp. NBC_00539:
- a CDS encoding 6-phospho-beta-glucosidase, with protein sequence MRLTILGGGGFRVPLVYGALLGDRAEGRVTHVTLYDEDPARLTAMARVLADQAAGVPDAPSVAATDDLDEALRGADFVFSAIRVGGLEGRAADERIALAEGVLGQETVGAGGVAYGLRTVPVVREIARRIARVAPDAWVINFTNPAGLVTEAMAEVLGHRVIGICDSPVGLGRRLARLLGVRPEEAWIDYVGLNHLGWIRGLRVAGRDELPRLLADTKALESFEEGRLFGPQWLRSLGAIPNEYLHYYYFNRETVRGYLDARQTRGAFLRDQQREFYARAGQPGQAPGSALAAWDRTRAEREATYMAENREAAGVGARDESDLESGGYEKVALALMRAIARNERATLILNVPNGSTLGVLDAEAVIEVPCLVDAGGAHPVAVDPLPLHAVGLVTSVKAVEREVLAAAASGSRADAVKAFALHPLVDSVTVARRLLDGYAAEHPGLAYLR encoded by the coding sequence GTGCGGCTGACCATCCTCGGCGGGGGCGGCTTCCGCGTACCGCTCGTCTACGGGGCACTCCTCGGCGACCGCGCCGAGGGCAGGGTGACCCACGTGACCCTCTACGACGAGGACCCGGCCCGGCTCACCGCCATGGCCCGGGTCCTCGCCGACCAGGCCGCCGGGGTACCGGACGCCCCGTCCGTCGCCGCCACCGACGACCTCGACGAGGCCCTGCGGGGAGCCGACTTCGTCTTCTCCGCCATCCGCGTCGGCGGTCTGGAGGGACGTGCCGCCGACGAGCGGATCGCCCTCGCCGAGGGAGTCCTCGGCCAGGAGACGGTGGGCGCGGGCGGGGTGGCGTACGGCCTGCGCACCGTGCCGGTGGTCCGGGAGATCGCCCGCAGGATCGCCCGCGTCGCCCCGGACGCCTGGGTCATCAACTTCACCAACCCGGCCGGGCTGGTCACCGAGGCGATGGCCGAGGTGCTCGGACACCGGGTCATCGGCATCTGCGACTCCCCGGTGGGCCTCGGCCGGCGCCTCGCGCGCCTCTTGGGGGTCCGGCCCGAGGAGGCGTGGATCGACTACGTCGGCCTGAACCACCTGGGCTGGATCCGGGGCCTGCGCGTGGCGGGCCGGGACGAACTGCCCCGGCTGCTGGCCGACACCAAGGCGCTGGAGTCCTTCGAGGAGGGTCGGCTCTTCGGGCCGCAATGGCTGCGCTCGCTCGGCGCGATCCCGAACGAGTACCTGCACTACTACTACTTCAACCGCGAGACGGTACGCGGTTACCTGGACGCCCGGCAGACCCGCGGCGCCTTCCTGCGCGACCAGCAGCGCGAGTTCTACGCCCGGGCCGGGCAGCCGGGGCAGGCACCCGGGTCGGCGCTGGCCGCCTGGGACCGGACCCGGGCCGAGCGGGAGGCCACGTACATGGCCGAGAACCGGGAGGCGGCCGGCGTGGGCGCGCGCGACGAGAGCGACCTGGAGTCCGGCGGGTACGAGAAGGTGGCGCTCGCCCTGATGCGGGCCATCGCCCGCAACGAGCGGGCCACCCTGATCCTCAACGTGCCCAACGGCTCCACCCTCGGCGTGCTCGACGCGGAGGCGGTCATCGAGGTGCCCTGCCTGGTGGACGCGGGAGGCGCCCACCCGGTGGCCGTCGACCCGCTTCCGCTGCACGCCGTGGGACTGGTGACCTCGGTCAAGGCCGTCGAGCGGGAGGTCCTGGCCGCAGCGGCGAGCGGCTCGCGCGCGGACGCGGTCAAAGCCTTCGCCCTGCACCCGCTGGTGGACTCGGTGACCGTGGCCAGACGGCTCCTCGACGGGTACGCGGCGGAGCACCCGGGCCTGGCCTACCTGCGCTGA